The following proteins are co-located in the Heliorestis convoluta genome:
- a CDS encoding multiheme c-type cytochrome has translation MNNKGKKIIVFAFIITAFALVLSACGIGSLASTTTIGKIDMGEVHGMPLAMKGKEGFVGPDECIVCHVNEHKNWEKSWHTQKAMWGPSFEDAYENDIYDWVLQEWDNLETYMILDKKDNNTNYVAVEKVQWQDVDFIIGKTYKQRYMTYYNGEPRQAYLQITEDGGISWTIDKSVVVEYEGNKERAGYKFLAIETKPKEGDLNKNNYGEFRSWQERCISCHTTGFDPDAWNEAKANFVAGEREDLRDIFVADIRVSCESCHGPGATHVNDPTINNIINPRTLTNVEQRLLVCQQCHTRTSENTMYGNGANDNRRFVLGEHTYEDVMNYVRPAWGTGNRNVSPDGKARRGHQQDMDIMLSQYIKGPRSNHARLSCAVAYTSQKVAQSNVNGK, from the coding sequence ATGAACAATAAAGGCAAGAAAATCATAGTATTCGCCTTTATCATCACTGCATTCGCTCTTGTTCTTTCCGCCTGCGGCATCGGTTCTTTGGCTTCCACTACGACTATAGGAAAAATCGACATGGGTGAGGTTCACGGCATGCCTCTCGCTATGAAGGGCAAAGAAGGCTTTGTCGGTCCCGATGAATGCATTGTCTGTCACGTCAATGAACATAAGAACTGGGAAAAGTCCTGGCATACGCAAAAAGCCATGTGGGGTCCTTCTTTTGAAGATGCCTATGAAAATGATATCTACGACTGGGTACTTCAAGAGTGGGATAACTTAGAAACTTACATGATCTTAGACAAAAAAGATAACAACACCAACTATGTAGCCGTAGAAAAAGTACAATGGCAAGATGTAGACTTCATTATCGGCAAAACGTACAAGCAACGTTACATGACTTATTACAATGGAGAACCAAGACAAGCCTATCTGCAGATAACAGAAGATGGCGGTATTTCCTGGACCATTGATAAGTCTGTGGTCGTTGAATACGAAGGCAATAAAGAGAGAGCAGGCTATAAATTTTTAGCCATTGAAACGAAGCCCAAAGAAGGGGATCTGAACAAGAACAATTACGGAGAATTTCGCTCCTGGCAAGAACGCTGTATTAGCTGTCACACCACGGGCTTTGATCCCGATGCCTGGAACGAGGCCAAAGCTAACTTTGTCGCAGGGGAGCGAGAAGATTTACGAGACATTTTCGTTGCCGATATTCGCGTTTCTTGTGAAAGTTGTCATGGTCCTGGCGCTACGCACGTGAATGATCCCACTATCAATAACATTATTAATCCCCGAACGCTAACCAATGTAGAGCAACGTCTCCTTGTTTGCCAGCAATGCCATACCAGAACGAGTGAAAACACCATGTATGGCAATGGTGCTAACGACAACCGTCGTTTTGTTCTCGGAGAACATACCTATGAAGATGTTATGAATTATGTTCGACCGGCTTGGGGCACCGGTAACCGCAACGTGTCCCCTGATGGCAAAGCTCGTCGTGGTCACCAGCAAGATATGGATATTATGCTCAGCCAGTACATCAAAGGACCGCGAAGCAATCACGCTCGTTTATCCTGTGCAGTTGCGTATACATCGCAGAAAGTTGCGCAAAGCAATGTCAACGGAAAGTAA
- a CDS encoding sensor histidine kinase, giving the protein MVQQTLSAERERISQNLHDGVIQNLYGIGLELENTRFLVKEKNKETEVQENLDRVMTHLNSIILEIRLYVHDLRPLRIEKGLLSDVIQERLHFLRRASSLLIDFSIQGEEPEELATQLKEDLLLIINESLTNAIRHARSTKVQIMLIYKAQGMHLSIHDNGIGISTLNKGGFGIASMIERASRIGGTLTIASPPEGGTKVEGFFPY; this is encoded by the coding sequence ATGGTACAGCAAACCCTTTCGGCAGAACGAGAGCGAATTTCCCAGAACCTTCACGATGGTGTGATTCAAAATCTTTATGGAATTGGTCTGGAATTGGAGAATACTCGCTTTCTAGTAAAAGAAAAAAATAAAGAAACAGAGGTACAGGAAAATCTAGATCGTGTTATGACTCACCTTAATTCGATCATCCTAGAAATTCGTCTCTATGTTCACGATCTCCGACCTCTTCGAATTGAAAAAGGACTTTTATCAGACGTGATACAAGAGCGCCTTCATTTTCTTCGTCGAGCCTCTTCTCTTCTAATCGATTTTTCTATTCAAGGTGAAGAACCGGAAGAACTGGCAACACAGTTAAAAGAAGATCTATTGCTTATTATCAATGAATCCCTTACCAATGCGATTCGTCACGCTCGCTCCACCAAAGTCCAGATTATGCTTATTTATAAGGCTCAAGGCATGCACTTGTCTATCCATGACAACGGAATTGGGATAAGCACTTTAAATAAAGGTGGTTTTGGGATTGCCTCGATGATAGAACGAGCATCTCGTATTGGGGGCACGCTAACCATAGCATCTCCGCCGGAAGGTGGAACAAAAGTAGAAGGCTTTTTTCCCTATTAA
- a CDS encoding secondary thiamine-phosphate synthase enzyme YjbQ — protein MLYHLREFQVKTSKRLCFTDITAEVSAIVRESGIGQGKVVVFVPHTTAAVTINENADPDVVHDLETIFQRLVPYQKGYRHGEGNSDAHMMTTLTGASETLLIHRGKLLLGTWQSLYLAEFDGPRHRRVVVQVEGLQS, from the coding sequence TTGCTATACCATCTTCGAGAATTTCAAGTCAAAACGTCAAAGCGTCTCTGTTTTACCGATATTACAGCAGAGGTCTCTGCCATTGTTCGAGAAAGTGGCATCGGTCAAGGCAAAGTTGTCGTTTTTGTTCCTCATACAACAGCAGCTGTCACGATCAATGAAAATGCTGATCCCGATGTCGTCCATGATCTAGAGACCATTTTCCAACGCCTTGTTCCATATCAAAAGGGCTATCGCCATGGTGAAGGCAATTCTGATGCTCATATGATGACGACCTTAACGGGTGCTTCTGAAACTTTGCTTATTCATCGAGGAAAGTTACTCCTAGGTACTTGGCAAAGTCTTTATCTAGCTGAGTTTGACGGCCCAAGACATCGTCGCGTCGTCGTGCAAGTAGAAGGCTTGCAGTCATAG
- a CDS encoding 5' nucleotidase, NT5C type, with translation MIIGVDICNTIARVNEALALHFLGTYTIPESLQKQRRWDLPGLTPDFFRSPTGMIFLSQVQPYNGAAEVLSSFVRSGHKVIYITARPQETELVTRRWLKEHHFPCDEVIHSEEKGLVCIEKEVDVMIEDDPFYAQQIKEAGVSLFLVKQRYNATFPAPKMDWKMARLILPKAVGKNIKSERN, from the coding sequence ATGATCATTGGTGTTGACATTTGCAATACCATTGCTAGAGTAAATGAAGCTCTGGCCCTCCACTTCCTTGGTACTTATACGATACCAGAATCTTTACAAAAGCAAAGGCGCTGGGATCTTCCAGGCTTGACCCCTGACTTTTTTCGTTCTCCAACTGGAATGATCTTTTTAAGTCAGGTGCAACCTTACAATGGCGCTGCCGAAGTATTGAGCAGCTTTGTTCGTAGCGGCCATAAAGTCATCTATATTACAGCAAGACCGCAAGAAACAGAACTAGTTACGCGGCGTTGGTTAAAAGAACATCACTTTCCTTGCGACGAAGTAATTCATAGCGAAGAAAAAGGCCTTGTCTGTATCGAAAAAGAGGTCGACGTTATGATCGAAGATGATCCCTTCTATGCCCAACAGATTAAAGAAGCAGGTGTCTCGCTTTTTCTTGTAAAGCAACGATATAACGCTACTTTTCCAGCACCCAAAATGGACTGGAAAATGGCTAGGCTGATATTACCAAAAGCGGTAGGAAAAAATATAAAAAGCGAAAGGAACTAA
- a CDS encoding acyl-CoA thioesterase, which produces MDIKDYHYQLDFQVRDYECDLQGIVNNAVYLNYLEHARHEFMYEKGIDFAALHKEGKDLVVVRMEIDYKYSLTSRDRFVVRLKVDQESRLKLAFFQEIYRVPDQKLILQAKVVGVCLHKGKPVAVPEIIQALKS; this is translated from the coding sequence ATGGATATCAAAGACTATCATTATCAACTAGATTTTCAAGTACGAGACTATGAATGTGACTTACAAGGCATTGTGAACAACGCCGTTTATTTAAACTATCTAGAACATGCACGCCATGAATTCATGTATGAAAAAGGTATCGACTTTGCTGCTTTACATAAAGAAGGCAAAGATTTGGTCGTCGTGCGCATGGAAATCGACTATAAATATTCCCTTACCAGTCGAGATCGTTTTGTTGTACGACTCAAGGTAGATCAAGAAAGCCGATTGAAGCTGGCCTTTTTTCAAGAAATATATCGTGTGCCCGATCAGAAACTGATCCTTCAAGCAAAAGTCGTCGGTGTATGTCTACATAAAGGCAAGCCCGTCGCCGTTCCAGAGATCATTCAAGCACTAAAATCTTGA
- a CDS encoding response regulator — protein MSNVHTEILPELQDEKAIEKISIYYHALLVEDNFFTAHLTEKLLRKLGLFVTIASNGVEAIEAVYEKEFHIIFMDYHMPVMNGVEATKAIKALNHCKSQYIPIVALTAVLEREEFFQAGVDDYLCKPAKLADIRTILERWLR, from the coding sequence GTGAGCAACGTTCATACAGAGATACTTCCAGAATTACAAGATGAAAAAGCCATCGAGAAAATCTCTATATATTACCACGCTTTATTGGTTGAAGATAATTTTTTTACAGCACATCTTACAGAAAAGCTATTGCGTAAATTAGGTCTATTCGTGACAATTGCTAGTAACGGAGTAGAAGCCATAGAAGCGGTCTATGAAAAGGAATTTCATATTATATTTATGGATTATCACATGCCAGTTATGAATGGAGTAGAAGCAACAAAAGCGATTAAAGCATTAAATCATTGCAAAAGCCAATACATACCCATTGTGGCTTTAACAGCTGTTTTGGAAAGAGAGGAATTCTTTCAAGCTGGCGTAGATGATTACTTGTGTAAACCGGCTAAGCTTGCAGATATTAGAACGATTCTGGAACGTTGGCTTAGATAA
- the htpG gene encoding molecular chaperone HtpG encodes MTVKQFQAESKRLLDLMVNSIYTHKEIFLRELISNASDAIDKIYYKALTDESIDFIKDNYYIKLQIDKENRLLTISDTGIGMTKEEMEENLGVIAKSGSFAFKSEHEIKDGFDIIGQFGVGFYSSFMVSDIVTVISKAFGSEEAYKWESKGAEGYTIEACTKETVGTDIILKIKESSDDENYDEYLEEYRIKSIIKKYSDFIRYPIKMDITKTKPREGTETEFEEYKEEEIVNSQVPIWKKNKSELTQEDYENFYAEKHYGFDKPIKYIHISAEGTISYKAILFIPENMPYDFYTKDYEKGLELYSNGVLIMSKCGDLLPDYFSFVKGMVDSEDLSLNISREMLQQDRQLKLIAKNIKTKIKNELEELLKNNRDGYEKFYQSFGRQLKYGIYSDFGANKEVLEDLLMFYSSQEKKLTTLSEYVSRMPEDQKYIYYGAGESIERIEKLPQTEVVTDKGYEILYFTDDVDEFAIRMLRTYKEKEFKSISSGDLGIDEDDKNQSSQVNEQEHQELFEEITNILAGKVKIVRASKRLKNHPVCLANDGDLSIEMEKILRAMPNHENIKADKILEININHRVFQSLKEASQSDKEKLRLYTELLYNQALLIEGLSVQDPVEFSNNICKIMV; translated from the coding sequence TTGACAGTAAAACAATTTCAAGCTGAATCGAAACGATTGCTCGACTTAATGGTGAACTCTATTTATACCCACAAAGAAATCTTCTTGAGAGAACTTATCTCCAATGCCAGCGATGCAATCGACAAAATTTATTATAAAGCCTTAACAGACGAGTCCATTGATTTTATCAAGGACAACTATTATATTAAATTACAGATTGACAAAGAGAATAGACTGTTGACCATTTCCGATACAGGCATTGGCATGACCAAAGAAGAAATGGAAGAAAATCTAGGTGTTATTGCCAAAAGTGGATCTTTTGCATTTAAGAGCGAACATGAAATCAAAGATGGCTTTGACATTATCGGGCAGTTTGGCGTAGGCTTTTACTCTTCCTTTATGGTATCAGACATTGTCACAGTCATTAGCAAAGCCTTTGGAAGCGAAGAAGCTTACAAATGGGAATCAAAAGGTGCAGAAGGTTATACCATCGAAGCGTGTACGAAAGAGACAGTAGGCACCGATATTATTCTCAAGATCAAAGAGAGCAGCGACGATGAGAATTATGACGAATACCTAGAAGAATATCGAATTAAATCGATCATTAAGAAATACTCTGACTTTATAAGATATCCAATCAAAATGGATATCACCAAGACCAAGCCAAGAGAAGGTACTGAAACAGAGTTTGAAGAATACAAAGAAGAAGAAATCGTCAACAGCCAGGTGCCGATCTGGAAAAAGAATAAAAGCGAACTAACGCAGGAAGATTATGAAAACTTCTATGCAGAAAAACACTATGGCTTTGATAAACCCATCAAATACATCCACATTAGCGCAGAAGGCACGATCAGTTATAAAGCCATTTTATTTATCCCGGAAAATATGCCCTATGACTTCTATACAAAAGACTATGAAAAAGGCTTAGAGCTCTACTCCAACGGCGTACTGATCATGAGCAAATGCGGAGACCTCCTCCCAGATTACTTTAGTTTTGTCAAAGGTATGGTAGATTCAGAAGACTTGTCTCTCAACATTTCCAGAGAGATGCTGCAACAAGATAGGCAGTTAAAGCTTATCGCGAAAAATATTAAGACAAAAATCAAAAACGAATTAGAAGAGCTGTTGAAAAACAACAGAGATGGCTACGAAAAGTTTTATCAATCTTTCGGTAGACAATTGAAATATGGCATCTACAGTGATTTTGGAGCTAACAAAGAAGTATTAGAAGATCTATTGATGTTCTATTCCTCCCAAGAGAAAAAATTGACGACTCTCAGTGAGTATGTTTCCCGTATGCCAGAAGACCAAAAGTACATTTACTACGGCGCTGGCGAATCGATTGAGCGGATAGAAAAATTACCCCAGACTGAGGTAGTGACCGATAAAGGCTATGAGATTCTTTACTTTACCGATGATGTGGACGAGTTTGCCATTCGAATGCTAAGAACTTATAAAGAGAAAGAATTTAAGTCTATATCGAGTGGTGATCTCGGCATTGATGAAGATGATAAGAATCAATCTTCTCAAGTCAATGAGCAAGAGCACCAAGAACTTTTTGAAGAGATAACGAATATTTTAGCTGGTAAAGTCAAGATTGTTAGAGCCTCTAAAAGGCTCAAGAATCATCCTGTATGCTTGGCCAATGACGGAGACCTAAGCATAGAGATGGAGAAAATCTTAAGGGCTATGCCAAATCATGAAAATATAAAAGCCGATAAAATCTTAGAAATCAATATCAACCATAGAGTCTTTCAATCCTTGAAAGAAGCAAGCCAAAGCGATAAAGAAAAACTACGATTATACACTGAACTATTGTACAACCAGGCTTTGCTTATTGAAGGATTGTCAGTTCAAGATCCCGTAGAGTTTTCTAATAACATTTGCAAAATTATGGTCTAA
- a CDS encoding PAS domain S-box protein, protein MEKNHFVTRFTDISKEIQELSVFENFFSVNLDLLCITSSEGRFLKLNKAWEDVLGYSIEELENQYIFDFIHPDDIDKTIAATAKLRAQKQVVNFVNRYRSKDGAYRYLEWRSNPQDNLIYAAARDVTDKIEEKNILEKIVAFSEDMMQMSGEELNYKKITDQLLCLTDAQLVIFNEYNNTGEKFTTMAVSGHPDLLQKGASIGTLTGKQWQSEQFCSSKSCAMVSYYSSLRDLLEGFSSNSILQQLEQFLQLNSIVVMKIQKESAILGNFLLFLKPGKTFHQESLLEVFGRQVGLLITRHKTEVELKRSREQFMLAVNGSQDGIWDWDLRDNSLFLSPKWKQIIGYDDYELPNHFSSFEERIHPDDRLLVQDYVNQYLSGTLTHYEMEFRFRHKDGSYRWILARGEALRDKKGIPYRMAGSHTDITDRKKAENRLRLAMEQSQAANIAKSRFLANMSHEIRTPMNGLFGFLQLLQETELTQEQSNFVEKIYTSAETLLALIDDILDLSKVESGKLILEEYSFDLHKTITAAIVPFLQKAKEKKLDLQLRLDPAVPQWVIGDALRLRQVLINLVNNAVKFTEKGSVEINVTVQEWKEKKVQLSCRVIDTGIGMKPETVPMIFEPFMQADASLTRKYGGTGLGLPISKSIIELMNGTMEVDTVFGQGSTFTFTVWLAKGVASEEVVVTSKEEVAFLNKTPLVLLVEDNVINQAFFVKLLQKKGFHCDVVNNGLEAVKACIEKDYDIVFMDCQMPVMDGYEATRQIRKEEKHSKKKIIIALTANAMKGDALACYEAGMDDYLSKPVTLNKVMAMIHKYAPGNSLPHCDNWGNLLDKLIVGTGLDLEEADHIMRHGLAMLEELIDSLRKYHGTRSKKEIAAHLHQIKGLSANLRLKTLVDKVKRAEKALHHEDYKNLDEVISDIRRTIGSYNHKVPKH, encoded by the coding sequence ATGGAAAAAAATCATTTTGTAACCCGTTTTACCGATATCTCAAAAGAAATACAAGAGCTTTCGGTCTTCGAGAATTTTTTCTCCGTTAATTTGGATTTGTTATGTATTACCAGTTCGGAAGGACGCTTTCTTAAGCTGAATAAAGCCTGGGAAGATGTATTGGGCTATTCAATTGAAGAGTTAGAAAATCAATATATTTTTGATTTTATTCATCCTGATGATATCGATAAGACGATAGCTGCTACCGCAAAGCTTCGTGCGCAAAAACAAGTTGTAAATTTTGTAAATCGTTATCGTAGTAAAGATGGTGCCTATCGTTATCTCGAATGGCGATCCAATCCCCAAGACAATTTGATCTATGCAGCTGCTAGAGATGTTACCGATAAAATCGAAGAAAAAAACATCCTTGAAAAGATTGTGGCTTTTTCAGAAGATATGATGCAGATGTCAGGAGAAGAGCTAAACTATAAAAAAATTACCGATCAATTACTATGTCTTACGGACGCTCAGCTGGTTATCTTCAATGAGTATAACAATACTGGCGAAAAGTTTACCACCATGGCTGTCTCCGGTCATCCCGATTTGTTACAAAAAGGGGCATCTATAGGTACTCTCACCGGAAAGCAATGGCAATCTGAACAGTTTTGCTCAAGCAAAAGTTGCGCTATGGTATCCTATTATTCCTCCCTTAGGGACTTGTTAGAAGGATTTTCTTCTAACTCTATCTTACAGCAACTTGAACAATTTCTTCAATTAAACTCCATTGTGGTTATGAAAATCCAAAAAGAAAGTGCTATTTTAGGAAATTTTCTTTTATTTCTAAAACCTGGTAAAACATTCCACCAAGAAAGCCTCCTTGAAGTTTTTGGTCGTCAAGTAGGATTGTTAATCACTCGTCATAAAACAGAAGTAGAATTAAAAAGAAGTCGCGAACAATTTATGTTAGCGGTGAATGGTTCCCAAGATGGCATCTGGGATTGGGACTTGCGAGATAACAGTCTTTTTCTTTCTCCAAAGTGGAAACAGATAATCGGCTATGACGATTATGAGTTACCCAATCATTTTTCTTCATTTGAAGAGCGAATTCATCCGGATGACAGATTGTTGGTTCAAGATTATGTCAATCAATATCTTAGCGGAACTCTTACCCATTATGAGATGGAGTTTCGATTTCGACATAAAGACGGTTCTTACCGTTGGATTTTAGCTCGAGGAGAAGCTCTCCGCGATAAAAAAGGAATCCCTTATAGAATGGCGGGTTCTCATACTGACATTACCGATCGCAAAAAAGCGGAAAATAGGTTGCGCCTGGCCATGGAACAGTCTCAAGCCGCCAATATTGCCAAAAGTCGCTTTCTTGCGAATATGAGCCATGAGATACGAACGCCTATGAATGGACTCTTTGGCTTTTTACAGTTGTTACAAGAAACAGAACTTACTCAGGAACAATCTAACTTTGTAGAAAAAATTTATACATCTGCAGAAACCTTGTTGGCTCTTATTGATGATATTTTGGATTTATCCAAAGTTGAATCGGGAAAATTAATTTTAGAAGAATACAGTTTTGACCTTCATAAAACGATTACTGCTGCTATTGTTCCCTTTCTACAAAAAGCGAAAGAGAAAAAACTTGATTTGCAGCTACGACTGGACCCTGCTGTACCGCAGTGGGTGATCGGTGACGCTTTACGATTGCGTCAGGTGTTGATTAATTTAGTGAACAACGCAGTGAAGTTTACCGAAAAGGGCTCTGTTGAGATTAACGTGACTGTACAAGAATGGAAAGAAAAGAAGGTCCAGTTATCATGTAGGGTTATAGACACAGGCATCGGTATGAAGCCTGAAACAGTGCCTATGATTTTTGAGCCTTTTATGCAAGCCGATGCTTCCTTAACACGAAAATACGGCGGTACTGGCCTTGGCCTTCCGATTAGTAAGAGTATCATTGAGCTCATGAACGGAACGATGGAAGTAGATACTGTCTTTGGCCAAGGCTCTACCTTTACCTTTACTGTCTGGCTTGCAAAGGGCGTCGCTTCCGAAGAGGTTGTTGTTACATCAAAGGAAGAAGTAGCTTTTCTCAATAAAACCCCTTTGGTTTTGCTTGTTGAAGACAATGTCATTAACCAGGCTTTTTTTGTTAAGTTGCTTCAGAAAAAAGGTTTTCATTGTGATGTAGTCAATAACGGATTAGAAGCTGTAAAAGCATGTATCGAGAAAGATTATGATATTGTCTTCATGGATTGTCAGATGCCTGTTATGGACGGTTATGAAGCGACACGACAGATACGAAAAGAGGAAAAACATTCGAAGAAAAAAATCATTATTGCTTTAACAGCCAATGCAATGAAAGGAGACGCCCTAGCTTGTTATGAAGCTGGAATGGACGACTATCTTTCAAAACCAGTAACCCTCAACAAAGTCATGGCGATGATTCATAAATACGCACCAGGAAATTCTTTGCCCCATTGTGATAACTGGGGCAACTTATTAGATAAGCTGATAGTCGGAACAGGTCTTGATCTAGAAGAAGCAGATCATATTATGCGCCATGGTCTTGCTATGCTTGAAGAACTTATAGATTCTCTAAGAAAGTATCATGGTACTAGAAGTAAAAAAGAGATAGCCGCTCACCTTCACCAAATCAAAGGCTTATCTGCCAATTTAAGACTGAAAACACTTGTTGATAAGGTAAAAAGAGCTGAAAAAGCTCTTCACCATGAAGATTATAAGAACCTAGATGAAGTGATTAGCGATATCCGTAGAACCATAGGCAGTTACAATCATAAAGTTCCCAAGCACTAG
- a CDS encoding acyl-CoA thioesterase has protein sequence MEKNTKRMTDSYTVMTDLVFPNDMNHHHTIFGGKVMAYIDRIAAISAMRHCHKDVVTASTDSVDFLGPVKEGEILVLNAFVSFTRRTSMEVCVHVYSENPKSGERKLTTTAYLTFVAVDDEGRPTEVPVVIPETEEEKAIYCGGEARCRARMARRQKFKEKV, from the coding sequence ATGGAAAAAAACACCAAAAGAATGACCGACTCTTATACAGTCATGACTGACCTTGTTTTTCCCAACGATATGAACCATCATCATACCATTTTCGGTGGAAAAGTCATGGCTTATATTGATCGTATTGCAGCCATCTCGGCCATGCGCCATTGCCACAAAGATGTAGTAACAGCATCAACAGACAGCGTTGATTTCCTCGGGCCTGTAAAAGAAGGAGAGATACTCGTTCTTAATGCCTTTGTATCCTTTACAAGGCGCACGTCTATGGAAGTCTGTGTTCATGTCTATAGCGAAAATCCAAAGTCAGGGGAGAGGAAGCTAACAACAACAGCCTACCTTACTTTTGTGGCCGTCGATGATGAAGGACGTCCAACAGAAGTGCCTGTTGTTATACCAGAAACAGAAGAAGAAAAAGCAATCTACTGTGGAGGCGAAGCACGCTGTCGTGCCCGTATGGCCAGACGGCAAAAATTCAAAGAGAAAGTATGA
- a CDS encoding tyrosine-type recombinase/integrase: protein MNKLIEDYTEEALRSKSSTTVRTYQYELKQFEAWLFAAGTDLYSYARADVQQYIDSLMFAEKSASTVNKAFHALKSFSKWLGKEEAVEDIRVVKPVDYKKSAPKSLDRLDTLRLIRQADRSENARDYAIIMILLHTGIRVGELVALNRSDVVISERKGRLIIREGKGNKSREVPLNPETRRAIVKSLEERLDDNRALFISNRNSRITARTVQRIVKKYGGDHPHRLRHTFITALIRSGEDFSLAMALSGHSSADMIMRYSQPSEEEKQRAVDKLYLTRGS, encoded by the coding sequence ATGAACAAGCTAATCGAAGATTATACAGAAGAAGCTTTGCGAAGTAAGTCATCTACGACCGTTCGAACCTATCAGTATGAGCTGAAGCAGTTCGAAGCTTGGCTTTTTGCTGCTGGTACCGATCTCTATAGCTATGCCCGAGCTGATGTACAGCAGTATATAGACTCCCTCATGTTCGCTGAAAAGTCAGCTTCTACGGTGAACAAAGCTTTTCACGCCCTAAAGTCTTTTAGCAAATGGCTCGGCAAAGAGGAAGCTGTTGAAGACATTCGTGTGGTGAAGCCCGTTGATTATAAAAAAAGCGCGCCTAAGTCTTTAGATCGCTTAGATACGTTACGCTTGATTCGCCAAGCCGACCGAAGTGAAAATGCCCGAGATTATGCCATTATTATGATTTTATTACATACAGGCATCCGAGTGGGTGAATTGGTCGCTTTGAATCGAAGCGATGTTGTAATCAGTGAAAGAAAAGGAAGATTGATCATTCGGGAAGGTAAAGGAAACAAAAGCCGAGAAGTCCCTCTTAATCCAGAAACAAGGAGAGCCATTGTCAAAAGCTTAGAAGAGCGCCTTGATGACAATCGAGCCCTTTTTATCAGTAATCGAAACAGTCGAATCACAGCCAGAACGGTGCAAAGAATTGTGAAAAAGTATGGCGGCGATCATCCTCATCGATTGCGTCATACTTTTATTACCGCTTTGATTCGCAGTGGCGAAGATTTTTCCTTGGCGATGGCCTTATCAGGACACAGCAGCGCCGATATGATCATGCGCTACAGCCAACCTTCCGAGGAAGAGAAACAGCGAGCTGTCGATAAGCTTTACCTTACCAGAGGAAGCTAG